AGTAAAGGGCTCCCCGGGGCGAATCCGCTGTGGGACCGCTCACCCAGACGGCTTTTGGGCAGGGAAGCgccccagcagcccagcccggagccctgggcagcgtgCACGGaagggcagcggcggcggggggcggagAGGAGGGATTTAACTCTTCTTAAATGTCATACTTTAATGGGGatggaaaatgtgaattttctgtGCATTCCAGGAACAATTCCTTGGGGTGGTGACCTTTAGCACCGATTCTCTTAAGAGAGGAAAGTAGTCGAGTGTTTATCTGGATGACTGAAAGCTTTCCCTGGTGGAAGTTTATGGAAGTGTTAAAGGGGGCGGATAACACGGGCTTTGGAGGCGCTTGTCCAATGATCTGGAGGGGCTTGGAGAGCAGATCTCAGCTGGCAGACATTTAAATGGGAGACAGCTCGGCGCTGCTGCAATTTGTAGGCAGGCTCCGAGACACTCTCTCTATGGACTCCCGGGCAACTCCGGGCTCCCACGCCACCCGCTCCGCAGAGTGACCCGCCGGGCAGAGCCCCGCAGAGCCCCAGGCCTCGccaggagccgccgccgccgagcCGGAGCCCGccgaggagccgccgccgccgcacaGGTGAGCCGGGACGCGCTGCGCGCACTCACAGCGGGGTCGCAAACGGGTCCGGCAGCTGCAAAGTTCGGCCAGTCCCTGTGGGAGGCAAAATTTTAATCTCTCAATCCTACCTtcggggaggagggaggggaggagtcGTTCATCGGTGTCCTGCAAAACTCCAGGGCGCCTCGGCTTTGCAGAGGGTGACATCCGTCCCTCCCGTCAGCGTGAGTGAGGCAGACACCGACATTTCCTCTGCAGTGCCGGGGATTAGGGCGCCGTTACATCTCTGTCCCCTGACAAGCACAGGGATTGCAAAAGCCCCGTTAGCTCTGCCTCTCATCTCCGCCTACAGCATCACTCCCGACAAATTGGATTCGGCGCCCACCCGACACACGGCAAAATCCCGGCCTGGCCTCtgcgcggagcggggcgggggcaaGTCCCCAGGTGCCGGCCCTGTCCTCTCCCGCCGAGCTGCCCTCTACGATACCGCTCAGCACCCGGCTCTGCCACGGCCCGCCTTTGCAAACCTCTGCTCCTCCGCGGACCGTGCGCCTGGGCCTCCAGGACTTCCCCGGGGCGGGGGTCGTACCGCCCGGAGGAGTCAGTGTGTGCCGGTGGGGTCGGGCGCCGCAGAGCGCAGAGTCTGCACCGGCTGCGCGcccgcgggcagcgccgcgCGTCGCGCAACCCTGTATCCTCGGGCGCCGTCGGGTGGGACGGACGGCGGCTCCGCCGCTGCACTCGGCGCCCCTCCGCCTTCCcctccgccgcctccccgccctACCCTCCCACCTGACTCGGGGCCAAGGGCTTCTTGACGCCCCGACGGCTCCGTGCATCCGTCGGATATCGCTTCCCTTCCCCGCGCTAACACGCCCCAGGCTTGGCTCGGTCTGGCCGGAGCCCGGTCCGCAGCACGCCAGCCCGGTGCGGCCCCGCGGCCTGGCCCAGCTCGTCTCGGCCCCGGGCCCGCGGCGTGATCTGGCGCTGGGTTTTTCCCTCCGGGAGGACGCTTGTTTACTCGTCCCGACCGTTTTAATGAGATCTCCCGGGGGCTCCGGAGTCACTTCTAGGGAGCTCGTCCTCCGTTCGTTGAGCCTAGAAGGCGGCTACTCCCCAGGGGAGGAGAGCCGGGCGGTGTCGCCAGCCGCCGCGAAAACTATCCGCACCCGCAGGGACTCGGGTGAGCTGCCCCCGGCCGAGCCGAGCCAAGCTAAGCTGGCGGCGTCTCCGCTCCGACGGCCGCCGGCGATCGCGGACCGCTCCCAAGCTGCGCTGAGGGACAGTCCCGTTTTACCTCGGCGGGTTGGGAGGTGCGGCGGAACCGTCCCGTCCCGGGCGAGGCAGCTCTGTCCGGTGCAGGGCCGCCGAGGCGGCGGGCTGGGAAGTTGCGTGACTCCCCCGCATCCCGGCAGGCTGGGGAGGTGCGCGGCGCCAGCATCCTCGCGGGTgcgctgcccggccccggcccgctcCTCTGAACCCTGACAGCCCTCTCGCCTGCGGCCTCCCTCCTGGTTTCCCGCTCGTGGCTCCTCTGGATGAACATATCGCAAGTGAAGCCCGTTTGGCTCATCAGCGCTGAGATCCCGTGCCGGGGAAACCTGCACAGAGAAGGGCTCTGAAACACCATCGGGCGTTTGGCTCGAAACGACGCGGGGTTTAGTTGCCCGTTTTGTGAGATGCGCACAGATCTTTTGGTCCAGTGCCAGTGACCCCCGAGGCACAGCCGCCTTTGCGCGATGCCCGGGGGTTCGTGAGCTGGAGAACGGCTGCTCTCCTGGTCCCGCTCCTCACTGCCCCGAAAAAGCCTGTGAGTAACCAACTAGCCTGCGGTGGAGACTGTCTATGGGTGATCAAAGGCGCCAatctttctgttcctctttaGGATTCGGCCCCAAGCTGTGCTAAAACGTTTCTTTTTCTCTCGACGGTGTCACTCGGAAACGCCTAACTTCTCCTGAagcctttctccttttcagtaCGCATGGCTGTGCGCAGGAGAAAACTATTTGGTGGTTTTAGGTCTCAGTGAGCAAATCTGTCTGAAGGGAGTTTCGCTCTGGGGAGCAGAGGTGTCAGGCTACGTGGACGTCTTCAGGGCGAGTCTAACTCGAGTTTGGTACCAGCCATACCCACCATGATGTTCAACTTCATGTAGTCCCGTAGAATGTTCTACAGAGCTATGCTTTCTTAAAGGAGGGATTctcaaagttttgttttgtttttttttaattgctcctTACATTCATTACATGTCTCAAAAAAAAGCCATCTTCATGACTCACAAGAAGAAATTACCTGAAATGTGAATGTACCTAAATTCTACCAAACAGAGATGTTAACTTTGCTATCTtgatctcagaaaaaaaccccacggtTCTCTGGGAACTGCCATTGCTATGCCcttttgtatatttaaaaatacagatctaTGAACTATGAAAACATTATGTAAGACTATTTCTGTAATTCATATATAATAAGCCAGGCATAAAATGATTCTGATCCTTTGGGACATAAaccacttccattttctcagtAGTCAAAGGGTTGtgttctgcctctttctttgGCTGGTATTTGAAGCCCatcaaatacatttattttttttaggtcttcatcagattatttttcatgttttctgtgaAGCACATGAATCCATGGCTCATCATAATACTTTCCTCGTAAATATGGTTCACAGATGAAATTATGGCCCTGCTGAGGTCTGTGAGAATTTTGCTGTGTATTTCAACAGAACCAGGATTCCATCCGGTTGTTTTAAACAAGTTGCTTTGTGCTAAAAAATTTCAGTAATAACTTTCTAACTCTGCCTGGTAACTCACAGAGAAGTGCTGTTTATAAACTGACATGTGGAGATCCTTAATATAGAGCAGAAAatgtataaatgaaaaaattacgGCTTAATTGTGTGAAGTAATAAACCTGAAAGCATTTACACTTCTGTATGAATGGTTGCTAGTATTAATCCACAAAATTCCTAATCTGTTTTAGATGATGAGATCCCAGGCTCTAGATGAACCACATATGAGATGATATGAATGTTAGGGCCCAATTCTGCTCCTGTTTGAAGTTAGCAATAAAACTTCTTTTGGCTTTAGGGCTAAGAGCTCACAGATGATGAAAAGTAGAGCTCAGTTTAGCAGTGAAATATGGAAGGAAtagatttttaaaggattttgttACTTTTAAGAAATAGATATCAATGCTATCTGATCTCTCTGGATCTGAACGAAATAAATGGGAACTGACCATTTTGGTTATAGTCATCTGTTTGTTCAAAGGCTTCTCAAATGGATTCTCCAAAGAATTTCTGGTTATGCCAGCATAACAGCCAGCATCAAGTACTGaaaattttgcagaaatttgGAATATAAGATTTTAGAGCCTGATGCCTCACAGCTCCTACCCAAGCTGCAGAGTTATTACTTCTGCAGAGTtatggctgtgacagggaaagaaaaaaaaatacttcaggagagtttttttgggtttttttttggtaaaactTTGGGTATGATAACACTTGTACTCTTCCGTGTTCTATTTTttgcagtaataataataaagaaaatctgTGAAGGAAACATTCACAAACACTAACTCATAGATGGATGAACCACTCTAGTTCCTAACATAAGCAAATAAAGGTGTCGTCTTCTCTCATACGCACATGTACTGCCTTGGGACCAGAGGTGGTGCAGAATGCTGACACCATATTTTGGctgctttcttcattttcctttgtatttttcatttaaaaaaatcttaatttttaatgaatatttaataaatttctgttaaaagaaGGTTCTGCTTGAGCTGCTGTGAGGGTCATGAAGTTCAGACAGTATCTTCAGTGGGTCTATGTTTAAAGTGTATTTAGCCCTAAATGTTTGGATTACTTTTGCTTTTAGATGTGTGTTTTGGAAGTGCCCATAACAAATGTTTTTGACAAGTTACTAATTTTCATTTGAATCACAATTTATCTTATGAGCATGTAATATAACTTCTGCCTTTAAGGCTGTAAACCAACTGAGTGAAAAAGTACCTTTCTTCACCCAGTTTAGGACTATATTGAAACAcatgcttgttttttcttaggATTAAGCACATAGttaataaaaatgcatgaaTCTGGGACAGACGTCTCACAATAGTGAACACTACCATCCGATTTTCCCCAAATTCCCATCCCAACGTACACCTCATTTTCACATGACTAGATCTTACTGTGTCATCAACTGcacatttatgaaaaaaaaggtgaagcaATGTGCAAGTCATCAGgtttagaaataaaagtagTCCAGGAATATGCATGTTGATGGAACTTCAGCTCAGTTATTAGACACTAAACAAACACCTGAAATTTCCTGGCACTGCTTATAAACtagcaatttattttcaattgcATGcaattatatatgtatttttttttcccttttaaggCTCTGGCACCATATTGAGTAAATAAACTGCATATTAAAATACTGTCTAAATACAGCATGGGCATACAGTTGTGGGAGAAATAGGAATAGTTTTGAAACGAGTCGTTCTGGTCTCTTGAGGAAATAAGCAGTGGTTTgtaactatttaaaaatattttaaagaaaaaaagtaaatttaaaaagaaacgtGTTTAAATAACATTCAGGTTGTaatagaaatgggaaaaaacagcaaatgtGAAGTCCAAGCTGACACTTGAAATTATGCTGCATTAGTCTTCAATTAGAATTCTCAACTTTTGGGGGGGTTCTGTCAGAACCTTAAGGTTATTAAAATTGCATGTTCTGTACCATACTTTGTTTAGATATTAAAAGCAGCCCTTCCAAGCTGTCTGCTGGAGTCGGCAATAATGTCATTCTTACATAGCCTCACTTGAAGTCTGAAGCTTCCTCCAAATATAGAGCATATTGGTACATAAacataaatgaataaaacaagTGTATATATCTATCATACAAGTTATAAACTCTAAGTCCTCTAACAATCTTTAGacaaacacttaaaatattaaatccaCAAACAAATCCCTGAATACAATGGAATCCCCCTTTGATACTTTTCCACTCCAGTAATTCCTGTCTCAGTCTATTCGGTGAGAAACGCTTTTTGAACAGTGTaatataacatttattttctccatgtgACTGGGAAGACCTAGTAACCGAGAAATTAATAGTTATCTTTTATAGCAAATGGCACTTACCCTGAGCCTTTACCGAGTCTCTAGGTGGCCCTCACAGCGCTGGCATTTGGCTGCTTTCCTGCCTAGTTGTGTGGTCTCAGGCAGAGCGGATAAAGCTGTCCAGGACGGTGCCCTTACTTTCCCATATGTTTCTTGGGTAGTAACACCAGCAGGACTTTTCAGTTCAAGCACTAATTTGTCCCTTGCTGATAAAACAGATCAAATAAGGGATAAAGCTGCAGCACTCCAAGCAGGTAGAAGACACCACCATCCTCAGGCTTTCTTCACAattcttccccccccccttttttttaaatggatgtaCTACTTTGCAGTTCTCTCagtttatgggtttttttgcaagcaTTCTCTCATTTCTGGTGGTTTCTTCCAAGCTCCCCACAGGGAGGGTCCTTTAAGACCCTCATTCCCTGATCTGCCTGTCTTGCGGCCACATCCCTTGCTTTCCAGAACAACATGGAGACCATGGTACTTCTGGAAGGGGGAAAAGTGTGACAGCTGATGAGTTTCTTCCCAGCTGGTTGGTGTCTTGAGCTAACTGAACAGCCAAAAGAACTCAGAGCTttgggaagcagcagaaatagTGGAATAAGGGAGGCAAGAAAGGCTGTTCTTATGCTATTATTTAGGTCTGGAGCAGGGGTGCAGTTTTGAAGAACCTGATAGTCTCCACTTACTGCACTTCTTGAAgtattttgtgtgtgcacaAACTACATGATATTTAATGTTGTATACGAAACCCTGCTGTTCTCGTATGTCCTTTCAATATCATGCTGAATATATAATGACTATATATCTACTGAATACAATTCAGAGATCTGAAAAATTCTTAACACTGTGACTGCACCTGTATAGCTTCTGTGAAGGATTCCGAGTAATGTGCAAGAAGGTGTAATTTGAAATTACAGATGCATCTCTTTTAACCTATACCTAAATATTCTTTTATGTTAGTTGCCTGTCCTGTTGCACATCTCTTACCTTAAGCATCATTACACTCAGATACATTGGACCAATTCAGAGGGACAATGTGACAGAGCTTGGGATGCTGTAGTTCAGATAACAGGTGAATATAGTATGCACATTATATTCTGGATGTATATAGTGCAAGAAGCTGTACAAAACTTCTGTGTCTGACTAAGGAACACATAGCTAGACTGGATCTCCTGAGTCAAAGAGTTTAGCCTCTGGTATTGTAGACAGCTATGTCATATAAACCTTGTGTAGCGTAAAATCTGTTCTTCCACTAGTGTAAATCAGGAGCAATCTTTCTAATGTCAGTGAGCTATAAGAATGGAATGAGAACTCTTAACTGGTATAATACACATGGAGAAAAGGGCTGGGAAAAGATGCATGCGacacaaaatgaaattctgtttgGACTTAGCCTCTGACTTGTAATCACCGTACATTAAAGCTTTTATTACTTGGTAAAGGCTTGCAGCTGGTAAAGGCTAAATGCTTATCTTTTATaagtgcacatgcacacacacatttatttaatgGAACTGAATATTTACTGCATATCTGACTTCTGCTGATATCTGAAATCCACAACTGTGCTTTATTCCCTCCATTTCTTCTGTATAGGATGGTTCGCACACTGTATGCCATTGGCACTGTGTTTCTTCTGACGGGATTTCTGCTACtggcagcagaagggagaaagaggaatCGTGGATCTCAAGGTGCTATCCCTCCTCCTGACAAAGATCAGCCTAATGATTCAGAGCAAATGCAGACACAGCAGCAGTCGGGCTCTAGGCATCGAGAACGAGGAAAAGGCACCTCCATGCCTGCTGAAGAGGTGCTGGAGTCTAGTCAGGAGGCATTGCACATCACTGAGCGCAAATACCTAAAGCGGGATTGGTGTAAAACTCAACCCCTCAAACAAACTATACACGAAGAAGGCTGCAACAGTCGTACCATTATCAACAGATTCTGCTACGGCCAGTGCAATTCCTTTTACATCCCCAGGCATGTCCGTAAAGAGGAAGGCTCCTTCCAATCTTGCTCCTTCTGCAAGCCCAAGAAATTCACCACCATGACTGTTACACTCAACTGCCCTGAGCTTCAGCCcccaagaaagaagaaaagaatcaCCCGAGTTAAGGAATGCCGGTGTATATCTATTGACTTGGActaaactgagaaaaatgttgTACTGATTGCACTCTGACTTTACGCAATCATTGCCAGCATGAGTGTGAGTGGCATGAACTAGCATACCTTTGGGGCTGGACAATATTGTGAATTAcctaaaacaagaaaacaaacaaacatcaacaacaaaacaaaacaaaagtcttAAGGGAAGGGCAcgcatgtgtttgtgtgtaagAGAGAAAATGGATGTGTACAAGAAAATATATGAATGTTCActatgataaaaaaaaataacaggagtgtgaaatattaaaaaaatctatttaccTGCAGTCATTAATTAGGTTTCCTAGTGCAGATTCACATTTTTGCCACTTGCTGGGAAAGTGGAGCTGTGGCATTTGTTGATGTTCACCTGCCACGCTATTTCCTTTTACTGTATTAAGAGAAACATCAAAGTGAGAGGACAATATATTTGAAAGTATGAATATTCTTAAATACGAAGTAGGCAAAAAGCAGTTTAAAGCGTAGCAAAACCATCACTGAAGATAGCAGCTCTATCAAGACTTTGTaaatgcttcttaaaaaaaattactgtaatcCAAGAGCAATGTCTGGAGAACAATGCGGGGATGTGAGAGCGTTGAAAAGTCACTATAGGTGGATGGAAAACAGAGCTACAGCAAGTTCGAAAGCAAAAGGTCAAAGTAAGTAGACAAGGGGAGTACAAAAGGgagtagaaaaaggaaagatacaTAAATAggaagacacagagaaagagatagtgtcttctttttgtgttttgctttaatttataTACTTAGTCATATATTACATAAATTAAAGAGAAACTATATACAAGGCTATAAATATACTTCTGAATTCTAATGGCTCTCTAAATCAATCAAAACTCATTTTCGTGCCACAAGATCCATTTGAtgtcttgtttttctgataTCAGTTATTCTTCATAtctacatatatatgtatatgcagtATCTTTTAGCCATGGGTATCTATACGAGTATGCATACTCCGTTGTGCGTAGCCAaactctctccttctctttttcacacacatacataaaaaCATACATAACCACAGCACAAAAATCTTGCTAACCAAGATCAAGTACAGTATGGCAGTAATTTAGtacataaaaagcaaagcaaaaattaaaacaagcatCATGTGACTGCAAATGCAATAACCACACAAGAGACAAAAGACACGACATTCATGACTAGTAAACATTGCATTGTTATTGTTATCTTAGCTTTGCCACAGGCATGCAGTTTGTTGAAAAAGAGATGCAGAACTTTGCCAGCAATAATCCTCTTTTTATATCTTTTACCGCAGACTTGAATTTAAACTGAATTTGGATGAAGTAAAGAGAATTTCCTGAAAATTAAGGGCTAACTGCCCCTCTCATCTTGGGGGGAACAAACATAAAAGGGGACACACTAATTCCAACAGCTCGATGAATCTCACCTGTGAGGTtatcttgccttttctttccttcaggaTTAGGAGCTTAAGCTTGACCGGGGCCGTGGGATTTGGCAAGAGCACAGAAGGTCCTGGAAAAGACATTGTTTTAGCTAGGTGGACGCTGGGCCGTTGGACCCAGGAGAAACCCTTCCTCGCACATTGCCCTTGCTTTCCTGGGGGTCTGATGGGAAGCCTGGGGGTTGTCTCACTGGCTGCATCTCATACCACATGGCATGCCAGCGAGTCACGCTGTCCTGGGCActgcctttgcagggacaccttccagcCAGGTGGTGAAGAGATGCCAGGGTGctgcccacctccctgcccgcacctctgcctgcagggCCCCGACAGCTGGTCCTGTCTGGTGGGGGACCAAAGGAAAGGCATATTCCTATGCCAGAGTCAATACCCGGCCTGAAAGCAACTCGGACATCAGTGGGGCCAGTGACATGTGAGTTAGGTCCATGTGAATTGTGTGATGGGGCTTGGGTAGTCCAGGACTCAGCTTCCCTCTTCAGCAGCAATACTCTCTTGTATCCACTCTCAGTGTAACTGCTCTTTCTCACACCTCTCTCAGCCACAAGGCGATTATCTTGACCGTATTTCTGTCTACTGAGCACTGAGGAAGACAACTCTGCTCTTACTAACATgtccaaatggaaaaatatacagTGAGTGGCATGCCACAGAGGCATCCAAGTGTGCCCCCATT
Above is a window of Caloenas nicobarica isolate bCalNic1 chromosome 5, bCalNic1.hap1, whole genome shotgun sequence DNA encoding:
- the GREM1 gene encoding LOW QUALITY PROTEIN: gremlin-1 (The sequence of the model RefSeq protein was modified relative to this genomic sequence to represent the inferred CDS: inserted 3 bases in 2 codons); protein product: MGDSSALLQFVGRLRXTLSLWTPGQLRAPTPPAPQSDPPGRAPQSPRPRXGAAAAEPEPAEEPPPPHRMVRTLYAIGTVFLLTGFLLLAAEGRKRNRGSQGAIPPPDKDQPNDSEQMQTQQQSGSRHRERGKGTSMPAEEVLESSQEALHITERKYLKRDWCKTQPLKQTIHEEGCNSRTIINRFCYGQCNSFYIPRHVRKEEGSFQSCSFCKPKKFTTMTVTLNCPELQPPRKKKRITRVKECRCISIDLD